In Elaeis guineensis isolate ETL-2024a chromosome 1, EG11, whole genome shotgun sequence, a genomic segment contains:
- the LOC105039321 gene encoding uncharacterized membrane protein At1g16860, translating into MGSRFPSHQLSNGLYVSGRPEQPKEKPPTMSSTAMPYTGGDIKKSGELGKMFDLHVEKSRKSGPLNNAPSRNTSFGGAASHSGPIMPNAPGRSSYSSGTLSSAVPVTGGSNRQKSNSGPLNRHGDPIKKSSGPQSGGVTPMARQNSGPLPPILPATGLITSGPISSGPLNSSGAPRKVSGPLDATGSMKLHSISIAHNQAVTNLSQEVETSFKGSLPKPILWSVVLLFVMGFIAGGFILGAVHNAILLIVVVVIFGAVAALFIWNRCWGRRAIIGFIGRYPDAELRTAKDGQYVKVSGVVTCGNVPLESSFQKVPRCVYTSTSLYEYRGWDSKAANSRHRRFTWGLRSLERHVVDFYISDFQSGLRALVKTGYGARLAPYVDESVVVDINPNNKDLSPEFLRWLRERNLSSDDRVMRLKEGYIKEGSTVSVMGVVQRNDNVLMIVPPSEPFSTGCQWAKCILPASLDGIVLRCEDTSKIDVIPV; encoded by the exons ATGGGTTCCAGATTCCCATCGCATCAGCTCAGCAATGGCCTGTATGTTTCAGGCCGGCCAGAGCAACCCAAGGAGAAGCCTCCAACAATGAGCTCTACAGCCATGCCATACACAGGTGGAGATATTAAAAAGTCTGGAGAGCTTGGAAAGATGTTTGATCTTCATGTGGAGAAGTCAAGAAAATCTGGGCCACTTAATAATGCTCCTTCAAGGAATACATCATTTGGTGGTGCAGCTTCACACTCAGGACCTATCATGCCTAATGCTCCTGGTCGCTCTAGCTACTCCTCTGGTACTCTTTCATCTGCAGTCCCGGTCACTGGAGGCTCAAACAGACAAAAATCCAATTCTGGACCACTTAACAGACATGGAGATCCCATTAAGAAGTCATCTGGTCCTCAGTCTGGAGGGGTCACCCCGATGGCTCGCCAAAATTCTGGCCCCCTTCCACCAATTCTTCCTGCTACGGGGCTAATCACATCTGGACCAATTTCTTCAGGGCCACTCAATTCATCTGGCGCCCCTCGAAAAGTATCTGGTCCTCTGGATGCTACTGGGTCAATGAAGTTACATAGCATCTCCATTGCTCATAACCAGGCTGTCACCAATCTCAGCCAGGAGGTCGAAACTTCATTCAAGGGGAGCTTGCCCAAGCCAATATTGTGGTCTGTTGTTCTGCTGTTTGTGATGGGGTTTATTGCAGGTGGTTTCATTCTTGGTGCTGTTCACAATGCCATTCTCCTCATCGTTGTTGTGGTTATATTTGGTGCGGTTGCTGCTCTTTTCATTTGGAATCGGTGTTGGGGAAGGAGAGCAATCATTGGATTCATTGGCCGCTATCCTGATGCTGAACTTAGAACTGCAAAAGATGGTCAATATGTTAAAGTCTCTGGG GTTGTTACATGCGGAAATGTCCCCCTGGAGTCATCATTTCAGAAGGTTCCTAGATGTGTGTATACATCTACTAGTTTATATGAATACAGGGGTTGGGACTCGAAGGCTGCCAATTCCAGGCACCGACGTTTTACCTGGGGACTGAGGTCATTGGAG AGGCATGTGGTTGACTTTTACATATCTGATTTTCAATCCGGATTAAGAGCCTTGGTCAAGACAGGCTATGGTGCAAGGCTTGCCCCATATGTGGATGAGTCCGTTGTTGTTGACATCAACCCAAACAACAAAGATTTGTCTCCTGAATTCCTCAGGTGGTTGCGGGAGAGGAACCTTTCAAGTGATGATCGTGTAATGCGCCTGAAAGAAGG GTACATCAAAGAGGGCAGCACTGTTAGCGTAATGGGGGTTGTCCAAAGGAATGACAACGTGCTTATGATAGTTCCTCCCTCGGAGCCCTTTTCCACGGGATGCCAGTGGGCGAAGTGTATACTCCCAGCAAGCCTTGATGGAATAGTTTTGAGATGTGAGGACACttcaaagatcgatgtcatcccAGTTTAG